In Vibrio sp. FE10, the following are encoded in one genomic region:
- a CDS encoding ABC transporter ATP-binding protein — MSKNFGQLLVEGKNVVKDFPISSTTIQTPMMRAINDVSFKMYKSRGLAVVGESGSGKSTTAKMIAKMYAPSGGTIEYKGRDIQEISSRKDLMHYREGVQMVWQDPFGSLNPTHNIFHHIARPLLIHKKVSPGNKKELQERVYDLLEQVGLIPPKATAEKYPHQLSGGQRQRVNLARNIAVGAEVVLADEPTSMLDVSIRAGVLNLMEEMKFEKQMSLLYITHDIATARYIAEDLSVMYVGHMVEWGDTDDVIANPQHPYTQLLVSAVPDPKKSIHDQLAGNKGEIPLWTPVSAGCPFAGRCTHAMDKCKEQLPGVTQLAENHFVRCYLHES; from the coding sequence ATGAGCAAAAATTTCGGTCAGTTATTGGTAGAAGGTAAGAACGTCGTAAAAGACTTCCCAATAAGCAGTACCACCATTCAAACCCCGATGATGCGTGCGATTAACGACGTGTCATTCAAAATGTACAAAAGCCGCGGCCTAGCGGTGGTTGGTGAGTCTGGCTCAGGCAAATCAACAACGGCAAAAATGATCGCAAAAATGTATGCGCCATCAGGCGGTACGATCGAGTACAAAGGCCGTGACATCCAAGAGATCTCAAGCAGAAAAGATCTTATGCATTACCGTGAAGGCGTGCAGATGGTGTGGCAAGACCCGTTTGGTTCCCTGAACCCAACACATAACATCTTCCACCACATTGCTCGCCCATTGTTGATCCACAAAAAAGTATCTCCAGGCAACAAAAAAGAGTTACAGGAACGTGTGTACGATCTTCTAGAGCAGGTTGGCTTAATCCCACCAAAAGCAACGGCAGAAAAGTACCCTCACCAACTCTCAGGTGGTCAACGTCAACGTGTCAACCTAGCTCGTAACATCGCGGTAGGGGCAGAAGTTGTATTAGCCGATGAACCAACATCAATGCTTGATGTATCGATTCGTGCTGGTGTTTTGAACCTGATGGAAGAGATGAAGTTTGAGAAGCAAATGTCTCTGCTTTACATCACTCACGACATCGCAACGGCTCGTTATATTGCTGAAGATCTTTCAGTGATGTACGTAGGACACATGGTGGAATGGGGCGATACCGATGACGTTATTGCTAACCCTCAACACCCTTACACCCAACTGCTGGTTTCTGCAGTTCCAGATCCTAAGAAATCTATCCACGACCAACTAGCAGGTAACAAAGGGGAGATCCCTCTTTGGACACCAGTATCTGCAGGTTGCCCTTTTGCAGGCCGTTGCACTCACGCAATGGACAAGTGTAAAGAGCAATTACCGGGTGTCACTCAACTCGCAGAGAACCATTTTGTGCGTTGTTACCTACACGAAAGTTAA
- a CDS encoding glycoside hydrolase family 9 protein, whose translation MLLLTNHIGYESTAPKQAILQTKKARLSSTTALLVCADNHITVGNFDVVKQGRVANWHQGQFFTIDFSSFTEPGRYYLRFDNLRSEVFEIGSNLLMNHTFSDVLHYFKSQRCGGTFDKKDQQAQILGTDRYVDVHGGWYDASGDVSKYFSHLSYGNYLNPQQIPMVVWNMLKSVRLTSNNPDFPKFSMTRLTEEALFGADFLVRMQDAAGYFYMTVFDKWSKDINQRDICAYATQEGHKSTDLQAGYRQGAGVAIAALAAASELETSGSYSSQTYLDTAAKGYWHLKENNLQYLNDGEENIIDEYCALLAANELFRVTQDSQYLTEARTWASRLIARQQSDDSFAHFWSANSDGSRPYFHAAEAGLPVIALCEYIDNETDAVLKEQTRTVVEKACQFEINITDKVINPFGYPRQYVKSVDGDKRDAFFVAQQNETGYWWQGENARLGSIATMAYLVQPHIQDTELQKRLIQLSQNSLDWILGLNPYHMCMLDGHGHNNPDYLPQLGFFNAKGGICNGITAGFDDEQDIAFNPPVQKDDMLQNWRWGEQWIPHGAWYLLATAAQFNQLAQCKDQ comes from the coding sequence ATGCTGTTATTGACCAACCATATTGGCTACGAATCCACGGCTCCAAAGCAGGCTATCTTACAAACTAAGAAAGCTCGCTTATCAAGTACGACTGCACTATTGGTGTGTGCCGACAACCATATTACCGTGGGCAACTTCGATGTTGTAAAGCAAGGCCGCGTAGCAAACTGGCATCAAGGACAATTCTTCACTATCGATTTCAGTTCATTCACTGAACCTGGTCGCTACTACCTGCGCTTTGACAATCTGCGTTCAGAAGTCTTCGAGATTGGTAGCAACCTACTAATGAACCACACGTTTTCTGATGTGCTTCATTACTTTAAGTCTCAACGTTGCGGCGGTACTTTCGACAAGAAAGATCAACAGGCGCAAATTCTGGGCACTGACAGATACGTCGATGTCCATGGCGGTTGGTACGACGCATCTGGTGACGTAAGCAAGTACTTTAGCCACCTGTCTTATGGCAACTACCTAAATCCTCAACAGATTCCTATGGTAGTTTGGAACATGCTTAAAAGCGTGCGCTTAACCAGCAATAATCCAGACTTCCCGAAATTCTCCATGACTCGCCTGACTGAAGAAGCCCTATTCGGTGCAGACTTCTTAGTGCGCATGCAAGACGCGGCTGGATACTTCTATATGACGGTATTCGACAAGTGGAGCAAAGATATCAATCAACGCGACATCTGCGCTTATGCCACTCAGGAAGGCCATAAATCAACCGACTTGCAAGCGGGCTATCGACAAGGTGCAGGCGTTGCTATTGCAGCATTAGCCGCAGCTTCTGAACTTGAAACCTCTGGCAGTTACTCTAGCCAAACCTATCTTGATACAGCTGCGAAAGGTTACTGGCATCTAAAAGAGAACAACCTCCAATACCTAAATGACGGTGAAGAGAACATTATCGATGAGTATTGTGCCCTACTCGCTGCCAACGAGTTGTTCCGAGTTACACAAGATTCTCAATACTTAACAGAAGCAAGAACTTGGGCTAGTCGCTTGATCGCTCGTCAGCAATCCGATGACTCATTTGCCCATTTTTGGTCGGCTAACTCTGATGGCTCTCGCCCTTATTTCCATGCAGCAGAAGCCGGCCTTCCAGTGATTGCTCTGTGTGAGTACATCGACAATGAAACCGATGCAGTTCTGAAAGAACAAACTCGCACGGTTGTTGAAAAAGCATGTCAGTTCGAAATCAATATTACCGACAAAGTCATCAACCCATTTGGCTATCCAAGACAATACGTTAAGTCTGTCGATGGTGATAAGCGCGATGCCTTCTTTGTCGCTCAACAGAACGAAACAGGTTACTGGTGGCAAGGTGAAAACGCACGTCTTGGTTCAATTGCGACCATGGCGTACTTAGTTCAACCACACATTCAAGATACCGAACTTCAAAAGCGCTTAATCCAGCTTTCACAAAACAGCCTTGATTGGATTTTAGGATTGAATCCTTACCACATGTGTATGCTCGATGGTCACGGTCATAACAACCCAGATTACCTACCTCAGCTTGGTTTCTTTAATGCGAAAGGCGGTATCTGCAACGGCATCACAGCTGGCTTTGACGATGAACAAGACATCGCATTCAATCCACCAGTTCAAAAAGACGACATGCTACAAAACTGGCGTTGGGGCGAACAATGGATTCCTCATGGCGCGTGGTACTTACTGGCAACAGCGGCACAATTCAACCAGTTAGCACAGTGTAAGGATCAATAA
- a CDS encoding N-acetylglucosamine kinase encodes MTLYYVGIDGGGTSCRARIRDEHGKLIGEAKSGSANILLGVNVAMNSIVDSITKAAQQGQLDSDDFSNMHVGLALAGAEQKSAWLDFMAQAHPFASMTLNTDAYGACIGAHNGQDGAIMIGGTGSCGIYLNNGEQHVVGGREFPISDQGGGAVMGLRLIQQVLLAEDGIRNKTALTQHVMNHFNNDVDAIVAWSKGAIPKDYGQFSPVIFQLANEGDELAIEMLKQTAADIEMFVLALHRKGADKVCLMGSIAERILNWLSPPVQQWIVKPQFDAIEGALMFAGKSQHNLYQQA; translated from the coding sequence ATGACTCTTTACTACGTAGGTATTGATGGTGGAGGCACTTCTTGCCGAGCTCGAATTAGAGATGAACATGGCAAACTCATTGGTGAAGCTAAGAGCGGCAGTGCCAACATCCTGTTGGGCGTTAATGTTGCGATGAATTCGATTGTTGATTCCATCACCAAAGCCGCACAACAAGGCCAACTCGACTCTGATGACTTTTCTAATATGCATGTTGGATTAGCACTGGCTGGCGCAGAGCAAAAATCAGCATGGCTCGACTTCATGGCACAAGCACACCCTTTCGCAAGCATGACACTAAATACCGACGCTTACGGCGCTTGCATTGGTGCTCACAATGGCCAAGACGGTGCAATCATGATCGGTGGCACAGGTTCATGCGGCATCTACTTAAACAACGGCGAGCAACATGTTGTTGGCGGTCGTGAATTCCCAATTTCAGATCAAGGTGGCGGCGCAGTCATGGGCCTTCGTTTAATTCAGCAAGTTCTACTCGCTGAAGATGGCATTCGTAACAAAACTGCGCTGACTCAACACGTTATGAATCATTTCAACAATGATGTTGATGCGATCGTGGCGTGGTCGAAAGGCGCGATTCCAAAAGATTACGGTCAATTCTCACCTGTCATTTTTCAACTAGCTAATGAAGGCGACGAACTGGCTATCGAGATGCTCAAGCAGACTGCAGCCGATATCGAAATGTTTGTACTAGCGCTGCATCGAAAAGGCGCTGACAAGGTGTGCTTAATGGGAAGTATCGCTGAACGCATTCTCAACTGGCTATCACCACCAGTACAGCAATGGATCGTTAAACCTCAATTTGACGCTATCGAAGGCGCATTGATGTTTGCCGGAAAATCACAACACAACTTGTATCAACAGGCTTAG
- a CDS encoding beta-N-acetylhexosaminidase codes for MNYRIDLAVLSEQKNNCRFGLTVHNLSDLDVQDWSLHFAFDRFILPESLSQGELTQVGSFCSFKPSSPVLKANNHYYFEFSIQSAPFRFYSDGLNDAFIQSHHQGETSVLPVAISPIVLASPYRERNQIPEVSTAQVALIPQPNHIEFQQGIFALSSFALSSKCKIEVQSHLANKAVSWLQQELLSTFEISLSNDLSTECSKDENGDILFRSNPTLDEAEYKLTVTAQQITVESGSQSGFTHAVASLIQLVQQQDAENFSVPCCKIADQPRFRYRGMMLDCARHFHSVEQVKRLINQLAHYKFNVFHWHLTDDEGWRIEIKSLPQLTEIGAWRGPDHALEPQYTHLAENYGGFYTQQQIREVIEYAEQRSITVIPEIDIPGHCRAAIKSLPDMLVEQADTTQYKSIQHYNDNVLNPGLPGTYQFLDAVIEEVAELFPSELIHMGADEVPPGVWSNSPAAQALMKEHQYQDSKDLQGHLFRYAENKLKQLGKRMVGWEEAQHGDKVSKETIIYSWLSEEAAVNCARQGFDVVLQPAQFTYLDMTQDYAPEEPGVDWAAVIPLEQAYTYEALAEISDTDPIRKRIRGIQCALWCEIVTNQKRLDYMVFPRISALAEGCWTHKNNRNWLDYLSRLKGHLPLLDRLNVDYRNPWKAQ; via the coding sequence ATGAATTATCGCATCGACTTAGCTGTTCTTTCTGAACAAAAAAATAACTGCCGATTCGGCCTTACGGTACATAACTTAAGTGACCTCGACGTACAAGATTGGTCACTGCATTTTGCCTTTGACCGATTCATCCTTCCTGAGAGTTTATCGCAAGGTGAACTGACTCAAGTAGGAAGCTTTTGCTCGTTCAAACCAAGCTCTCCGGTGTTAAAGGCGAACAACCATTACTACTTTGAATTCAGTATTCAAAGCGCCCCATTCCGCTTCTATTCGGATGGCCTTAATGATGCCTTTATCCAATCACATCACCAAGGAGAAACATCGGTACTGCCTGTTGCTATATCACCGATTGTTCTGGCTTCACCATATCGTGAACGCAATCAAATTCCTGAAGTCAGCACAGCTCAAGTGGCATTGATTCCTCAGCCAAATCATATCGAATTTCAGCAAGGTATTTTCGCGCTAAGTAGTTTCGCGCTAAGCAGCAAATGCAAGATTGAGGTTCAATCTCACCTTGCCAATAAAGCGGTCTCTTGGCTACAGCAGGAACTGCTCTCTACCTTTGAAATATCTCTTTCGAATGATCTTTCAACTGAATGTTCAAAAGACGAAAACGGCGACATTCTATTTCGCAGCAATCCGACTTTAGACGAAGCCGAGTACAAACTCACCGTCACGGCACAACAGATAACGGTTGAATCAGGTAGTCAGTCTGGCTTCACACACGCCGTGGCAAGCTTGATTCAGTTGGTACAACAACAGGATGCCGAGAACTTCTCTGTTCCATGTTGCAAAATCGCCGATCAGCCTCGTTTCAGATACCGAGGCATGATGTTGGACTGCGCTCGTCACTTCCACTCGGTAGAGCAAGTGAAGCGTTTAATCAATCAACTGGCACACTACAAGTTCAACGTATTTCATTGGCACCTGACTGACGATGAAGGTTGGAGGATTGAGATTAAGAGCCTGCCTCAGCTGACTGAAATCGGTGCTTGGCGTGGCCCTGACCATGCGTTAGAACCGCAATACACACACCTTGCTGAAAACTATGGTGGCTTCTACACGCAACAACAAATTCGTGAAGTGATTGAGTATGCAGAGCAGCGCAGTATCACGGTTATTCCTGAAATCGATATCCCAGGACACTGCCGCGCCGCTATCAAGTCACTGCCTGACATGCTGGTAGAGCAAGCGGACACCACGCAATACAAGAGTATTCAGCACTACAACGACAATGTGTTAAACCCAGGTTTGCCAGGTACTTACCAATTCCTAGATGCCGTTATTGAAGAAGTGGCAGAGCTTTTCCCTAGCGAGTTGATTCACATGGGCGCAGATGAAGTACCACCTGGCGTGTGGAGCAACAGCCCTGCTGCTCAAGCTCTGATGAAAGAACATCAATATCAAGACAGCAAAGATCTACAAGGCCATCTATTCCGCTATGCCGAGAACAAGCTTAAGCAGTTAGGTAAGCGCATGGTGGGCTGGGAAGAAGCACAACACGGCGACAAAGTCAGTAAAGAGACCATCATCTACTCGTGGCTCAGTGAAGAAGCTGCAGTGAATTGCGCTCGCCAAGGCTTTGATGTGGTGTTGCAACCGGCACAGTTTACCTATCTCGACATGACCCAAGATTATGCACCGGAAGAACCGGGCGTAGATTGGGCTGCTGTCATCCCATTAGAACAAGCTTATACCTACGAAGCGCTTGCTGAAATATCCGACACCGACCCAATTCGTAAGCGGATCCGCGGAATTCAGTGTGCTCTATGGTGTGAGATCGTCACCAATCAAAAGCGTTTGGATTACATGGTATTCCCAAGAATTAGCGCTTTAGCTGAAGGATGTTGGACACATAAAAACAACCGAAACTGGCTAGATTACCTATCTCGCCTAAAGGGTCACTTGCCGCTACTCGACAGACTCAATGTTGATTACCGAAACCCTTGGAAAGCTCAATAA
- a CDS encoding GH36-type glycosyl hydrolase domain-containing protein, whose amino-acid sequence MKYGYFDNDNREYVITRPDVPAPWTNYLGTEKFCTVISHNAGGYSFYNSPEYNRVTKFRPNGTFDRPGHYVYLRDDETGDYWSISWQPVAKSLDEANYEVRHGLSYSKFKCEYSGITATKTLFVPKGEDAEVWDVVLKNNTDKPRTISTFSFVEFSFSHIQSDNQNHQMSLYSAGTSYQEGVLEYDLYYNTNDFEGFYYLASTFSPDSYDGQRDNFLGMYRDEANPIAVENGKCSNSAQTCYNHCGSLHKQFTIQPGEEVRFAYVLGIGKGNGERLREKYQDTANVDAAFQGIKDHWDERCNKFQVKSPNEGLDTMINTWTLYQAETCVVWSRFASFIEVGGRTGLGYRDTAQDAISVPHANPQMTKKRIIDLLRGQVKAGYGLHLFDPDWFDPEKADVEPSKSPTVVPTPSDDDKIHGIDDTCSDDHLWIVPTIIKYVMETGEHDFFDEVIPYADGGEATVYEHMKAALNFSAEYVGQTGICKGLRADWNDCLNLGGGESSMVSFLHFWALQEFLDLAKFRNNDADVTKYTEMAANVREACETHLWDDEGGWYIRGLTKNGDKIGTAQQTEGRVHLESNTLAVLSGAVSQERGEKAMDAVDENLFSEYGLHLNSPSFATPNDDIGFVTRVYQGVKENGAIFSHPNPWAWVAEAKLGRGDRAMKFYDALNPYNQNDMIETRYAEPYSYVQFIMGKDHQDHGRANHPWLTGTSGWAYFAVTNFILGVRTGFEGLTVDPCIPTDWPEFEVTRQWRGATYNITVQNPNAVSKGVASITINGEQIEGAIPVQTEGSVNEVIVVLG is encoded by the coding sequence ATGAAATACGGCTATTTCGATAACGACAATCGCGAATACGTCATCACTCGACCTGATGTACCAGCACCTTGGACAAACTACCTAGGTACTGAAAAGTTTTGTACCGTGATTTCGCACAATGCGGGCGGTTACTCGTTCTACAATTCTCCGGAATACAACCGTGTTACTAAATTCCGTCCAAACGGCACATTCGACCGTCCAGGACACTATGTTTACCTACGTGATGATGAGACAGGTGATTACTGGTCTATCTCTTGGCAGCCAGTGGCAAAAAGCCTAGATGAAGCGAACTACGAGGTTCGTCATGGTCTGTCATACTCAAAGTTCAAATGTGAATACAGCGGTATTACAGCGACCAAAACGCTATTCGTACCTAAAGGCGAAGATGCCGAAGTGTGGGATGTAGTCCTAAAGAACAACACTGACAAGCCAAGAACCATCAGCACTTTCTCATTTGTTGAGTTCTCTTTCAGTCACATTCAATCAGATAACCAGAACCATCAGATGTCTTTGTACTCTGCTGGCACGTCTTATCAAGAAGGTGTTCTGGAATACGACTTGTACTACAACACCAACGACTTTGAAGGCTTCTACTACCTAGCATCAACCTTCTCACCAGACAGCTACGACGGACAACGTGACAACTTCCTTGGAATGTACCGTGACGAAGCAAACCCAATTGCGGTTGAAAATGGCAAGTGTTCTAACAGCGCGCAAACTTGTTACAACCACTGTGGTTCTCTACATAAGCAATTTACGATTCAACCGGGTGAAGAAGTTCGCTTTGCGTACGTACTAGGTATCGGCAAAGGCAACGGTGAGCGCCTACGTGAGAAATACCAAGACACAGCAAACGTAGACGCAGCATTCCAAGGCATCAAAGATCACTGGGATGAACGTTGCAACAAGTTCCAAGTTAAATCTCCAAACGAAGGCTTGGACACCATGATCAACACGTGGACGCTTTACCAAGCAGAAACCTGTGTGGTTTGGTCGCGCTTTGCATCCTTCATTGAAGTCGGTGGCCGTACTGGACTTGGTTACCGTGATACGGCGCAAGACGCGATCTCAGTACCTCATGCCAACCCACAAATGACTAAGAAACGCATTATCGATCTGCTTCGTGGCCAAGTGAAAGCGGGCTACGGGCTACACTTGTTCGATCCTGACTGGTTTGATCCAGAGAAAGCTGACGTTGAACCTTCAAAATCGCCAACGGTTGTTCCAACACCGTCAGATGACGACAAGATCCACGGCATTGATGATACCTGTTCTGATGATCACTTATGGATCGTACCAACCATCATCAAATATGTGATGGAAACGGGTGAACACGATTTCTTTGACGAAGTGATTCCATACGCAGATGGTGGCGAAGCAACGGTTTACGAACACATGAAAGCCGCACTTAACTTCTCTGCAGAATACGTAGGTCAAACAGGTATCTGTAAGGGTCTTCGCGCAGACTGGAATGACTGTTTGAACCTAGGTGGTGGTGAATCTTCAATGGTTTCATTCCTACACTTCTGGGCTCTACAAGAATTCTTAGACCTAGCCAAGTTCCGTAATAACGATGCTGACGTTACTAAATACACTGAAATGGCTGCTAACGTTCGCGAAGCGTGTGAAACGCATCTTTGGGATGACGAGGGTGGCTGGTACATCCGTGGTCTGACTAAAAACGGCGACAAGATCGGTACCGCTCAACAAACTGAAGGTCGAGTTCACCTTGAATCAAACACGCTAGCGGTTCTATCTGGCGCGGTCTCTCAAGAGCGTGGCGAGAAAGCGATGGACGCAGTTGATGAGAACTTATTCTCTGAATACGGCTTACACCTAAACTCTCCATCGTTCGCAACACCAAACGACGATATCGGCTTTGTGACTCGCGTTTACCAAGGCGTTAAAGAGAACGGCGCTATCTTCTCTCACCCGAACCCATGGGCTTGGGTAGCCGAAGCTAAATTAGGTCGTGGGGACCGTGCGATGAAATTCTACGACGCACTAAACCCATACAACCAAAACGACATGATTGAGACACGCTACGCTGAACCATACTCGTACGTGCAGTTCATCATGGGTAAAGACCATCAAGACCACGGCCGTGCAAACCACCCTTGGTTAACTGGTACCTCGGGTTGGGCTTACTTTGCGGTAACCAACTTCATTCTTGGTGTTCGCACAGGCTTTGAAGGTTTAACCGTAGATCCTTGTATCCCAACGGATTGGCCAGAATTCGAAGTAACTCGTCAATGGCGCGGTGCAACTTACAACATCACCGTTCAAAACCCGAATGCAGTAAGTAAGGGCGTTGCCTCTATCACGATTAACGGTGAGCAGATTGAAGGCGCAATCCCAGTACAAACAGAAGGCAGCGTGAACGAAGTTATCGTTGTACTCGGCTAA
- a CDS encoding phosphoglucomutase/phosphomannomutase family protein has translation MIKFGTGGWRAFIGEEFTRENVRLVAQALSNIINNEDAAKNGFVIGYDRRFLSDKAACWFAEVLAANNIKVSFIDKFVPTPIVMFQAKEMGCVYSACITASHNPADYNGIKIFIEGGRDADEIITEKIEQQISTLTSEDVVRVDFEQALNDKEIEIINPMNAFVDSIINAIDIESIKQANLKVLIDPMFGVAKNALQTVLISARCDVDVINDGKNPDFGGLMPSPSAATLYRLKHLVAAEGYDIGIGTDGDADRLGIIDEKGHFIHPNEVLLLLYYYLLEYKGWKGSVVRNIATTHLLDRVAADHGEKSFEVPVGFKHISSQMEADDSLIGGESSGGLTIRGHIKGKDGVFASSLLVEMISVTGKKLSELLDEIYSKYGYAYTAEGDCKFKPSEKEALYTKIYVEKQLPEFEYEIEKVSYEDGAKVYFKNGGWVIARFSGTEPLLRIFAEMEDKDTAEHVLQKVKDFLSL, from the coding sequence ATGATTAAATTTGGTACTGGCGGCTGGCGCGCGTTTATTGGTGAAGAGTTCACTAGAGAAAACGTTCGCTTAGTGGCACAAGCACTCTCTAACATCATCAATAATGAAGATGCAGCAAAGAACGGCTTCGTTATCGGTTACGACCGCCGCTTCCTTTCAGATAAAGCCGCGTGCTGGTTTGCTGAAGTATTGGCAGCCAACAACATCAAAGTGAGCTTTATCGACAAGTTCGTTCCGACTCCTATCGTGATGTTCCAAGCGAAAGAGATGGGGTGTGTTTACTCTGCGTGTATTACTGCTTCTCACAACCCCGCAGACTATAACGGTATTAAGATCTTCATTGAAGGTGGCCGTGATGCTGACGAGATCATCACAGAAAAGATCGAACAACAAATTTCGACACTGACCAGTGAAGATGTTGTCAGAGTCGATTTTGAACAAGCATTGAATGACAAAGAGATTGAAATCATCAATCCGATGAACGCCTTTGTTGACTCGATCATCAACGCGATTGATATCGAATCGATTAAACAAGCCAACCTAAAAGTCCTGATCGACCCAATGTTTGGTGTAGCGAAAAACGCACTGCAAACCGTGTTAATCAGCGCTCGCTGTGATGTTGATGTAATCAACGATGGTAAAAACCCAGACTTTGGCGGATTGATGCCTTCGCCAAGTGCAGCAACGCTGTATCGCTTGAAGCACTTAGTTGCGGCTGAAGGTTACGATATTGGTATTGGTACCGATGGCGATGCCGATCGTTTGGGTATCATCGATGAGAAAGGTCACTTCATTCACCCTAACGAAGTGCTGCTACTGCTTTATTACTACCTGCTGGAATACAAAGGCTGGAAAGGCTCTGTAGTACGTAATATCGCAACCACACACCTACTTGATAGAGTCGCTGCAGATCATGGTGAAAAGAGCTTTGAGGTTCCTGTAGGCTTCAAGCATATCAGCTCTCAAATGGAAGCCGACGACTCATTGATTGGTGGCGAAAGTTCGGGTGGTTTAACCATTCGTGGCCACATCAAAGGTAAGGATGGCGTGTTCGCATCGAGCTTATTGGTTGAGATGATCAGTGTGACAGGTAAGAAACTCTCTGAGCTACTTGATGAAATCTACTCTAAGTATGGTTATGCGTATACGGCAGAAGGAGATTGCAAATTCAAACCTTCAGAGAAAGAAGCGCTCTACACCAAGATCTACGTAGAGAAACAACTGCCTGAATTTGAATACGAAATTGAAAAAGTCAGCTATGAAGATGGCGCTAAGGTGTACTTCAAGAATGGTGGCTGGGTCATTGCTCGCTTCTCAGGAACAGAGCCGTTACTACGAATCTTCGCAGAAATGGAAGATAAAGACACTGCAGAACATGTTCTTCAAAAAGTGAAAGACTTTCTCTCTCTATAG
- a CDS encoding ABC transporter ATP-binding protein, with amino-acid sequence MSCALSIKDLTCKYESQTILESLSLEVEHGEIVCLLGASGCGKTTLLKAIAGLLPLSSGVMSLNCQVIDDAANWLPPEQRNIGMIFQDYALFPHLTVNQNVAFGLRDMSEQDKAEKVKEMLELVHLDQFGDRYPHQLSGGQQQRVAIARSLAYKPDLLLLDEPFSNIDTQVRHELISQIRKIFKKQGVTAIFVTHSREEAFAFADKMAVMNHGVIEQYGSASELYFHPSSKFVADFLGGGSYLGAQRISEHEFETSLGLIEAKAQTQIEIGAECALLLRPQHIVASHDVDSNLSVLEQQFMGDHCRYVIEANGQKLLATSSEALEFGMPVTVKVDTKGVLAF; translated from the coding sequence ATGAGTTGTGCATTATCAATTAAAGATCTGACTTGTAAGTACGAGTCCCAAACTATTTTGGAATCTCTTTCTTTAGAAGTTGAGCATGGTGAAATTGTTTGTCTGCTTGGTGCCAGTGGTTGTGGTAAGACGACGCTGCTTAAAGCGATTGCCGGCCTACTTCCATTGAGCAGTGGTGTCATGAGTCTGAATTGCCAAGTTATTGATGACGCTGCGAATTGGTTACCACCAGAGCAGCGTAATATTGGCATGATCTTTCAAGACTATGCTCTGTTTCCACACCTTACTGTGAATCAGAACGTGGCATTTGGTCTGCGTGATATGTCTGAGCAAGATAAGGCTGAGAAAGTTAAAGAGATGCTTGAGCTTGTTCATCTTGATCAATTTGGCGATCGCTATCCTCATCAGTTATCTGGTGGACAACAGCAACGTGTCGCGATTGCGCGCTCTTTGGCATATAAGCCAGACCTGCTGCTATTGGATGAACCGTTTTCTAACATTGATACCCAAGTACGTCATGAGCTGATTTCTCAGATTCGTAAAATCTTCAAGAAGCAGGGTGTGACAGCTATTTTTGTTACTCACAGTCGTGAAGAGGCGTTTGCCTTTGCTGACAAGATGGCGGTAATGAATCATGGTGTCATCGAACAATACGGCTCAGCGTCAGAATTGTACTTCCACCCATCAAGCAAGTTTGTTGCAGACTTCTTGGGCGGCGGTAGTTATTTAGGTGCACAACGTATTTCTGAACACGAGTTTGAGACAAGCTTAGGTTTGATTGAAGCAAAAGCGCAGACTCAGATCGAAATTGGTGCTGAATGTGCGTTGTTGTTAAGGCCTCAGCATATTGTGGCGAGCCACGATGTCGACAGTAATCTGTCGGTATTGGAACAGCAGTTTATGGGTGACCACTGTCGTTATGTGATTGAAGCGAACGGTCAGAAACTGCTAGCAACGTCTTCAGAAGCGCTTGAGTTCGGTATGCCGGTAACGGTGAAAGTCGATACCAAAGGTGTATTGGCGTTCTAA